The Marispirochaeta aestuarii genome contains the following window.
CCCTCTCGTTTCCACCACTATACCGCTATACGATATCAAGGTAAAGCCAATTAAAACCCGGGAAAAGCAAAAATCGTATTGACAAATACATTCTCCGTACATATATTACACATAGAGTGTAAATAAAACATTGCAAGGGTAATTTTCTTGTGATGGAGGAGTTGATATGAAACGAACTGTATTGATGGTGGTGTTGTCCTTACTGACGGTGTCTCTTCTGAGCGGGTGCATTCATCTGAAGGAATTCACCCAGGAAGAACTGGACAGAATAAGTCTCAATAACACTGTTCAGACAATTCAACCCGTCGGCGTCGCCGCATAGCAGGATACGCTGATCCCTACGGCCGCCGGTTTTTCCATGCGGCGGCCCGTTTTTTCTGAAAAAAGAGTGCATGCTGTGTATAATAGACGGCGAATTGATGTACGTATCGGGATGGAGGACAGGCTATGGGGATTCAGGAACGGAAAGAGCGGGATAAGAAGCGGCGTATCAGCGAGATTATTACCGCTGCCCGGCAGATTTTTATCTCCAAGGGATATACGGATACCACCATGCTGGACATCGCCGAAAAATCGGAGCTGAGTCGCCGTACCCTTTATCTGTATTTCAAGAGTAAAGAGGAGATTTCCTTCGCTCTTATGTACAATGCCTTCAGGGAACTCTATAAACGGATTCAGGCCTCCTACGAGGGGGGCGGAACGGGGATGGAAAAGATCGGACGCCTGAAACGTGCCTACCTCGATTTCTATAAGGATGATTTCGATAACTTCTATTTTACCGTCTATTTCAATGTCAAACTGAATTTGCGCAACATGGAGCAGGAAGATGCCAGGCGCTGTTTTGACGTGATAGAAAAAATACTCTCCCTCTTTGCCGTTATTCTTGAGGAGGGGACCCGGGACGGCAGTTTTCGGCCCCTGAAGGACTTCAAGTTGACCGCACTGGTTCTCGGAGAGATGATTCAGGCCTCCATGCAGCAGGTGGCGAGCCAGTATGAGCTTCTGGAGCGTGCAACAGGAAGAACCCAGGAGGAAATCCTGACCGAGCTCTTCGATTTGTCTATTCATTCCATAATCGCGTAAATGATGTAAAGAATAATTCACACCATGTGTTGATCTTTGCAGCGTATGTTTACCTGAATATCACATAGAGTGCATATAATGCATCAGGAGTTTTTAATGAGCTGGATAACGAAGCATCCAAAGTTTGTGCTTGCCATGACATTGATTATAACTATCATTACCGGTCTGCTCATTCCCGGAATTGTCATTAATAACAGCGTAAGGGTCTTTTTCCCCGATGATCATCCCT
Protein-coding sequences here:
- a CDS encoding TetR/AcrR family transcriptional regulator, with amino-acid sequence MGIQERKERDKKRRISEIITAARQIFISKGYTDTTMLDIAEKSELSRRTLYLYFKSKEEISFALMYNAFRELYKRIQASYEGGGTGMEKIGRLKRAYLDFYKDDFDNFYFTVYFNVKLNLRNMEQEDARRCFDVIEKILSLFAVILEEGTRDGSFRPLKDFKLTALVLGEMIQASMQQVASQYELLERATGRTQEEILTELFDLSIHSIIA